One window from the genome of Desulforamulus ruminis DSM 2154 encodes:
- a CDS encoding putative phage tail protein codes for MNSTEFMLALLPEYYSTGESRILIEAIGKQIEALREVILEVEKQFSITTATWGLSWWEKEYGIKSYVGKPDDQRRSVILSKKRGAGRFTIELLRTVAQSYERGLVDVYDHPEDYYFIVKFNDTLGVPPNLDDLKNAIEEIKSANLEAVYQLRYLLIKEIHQTLTVNEMQSHKLTDFSPVQPIL; via the coding sequence ATGAACAGTACCGAATTCATGCTGGCCCTGCTTCCGGAATATTACTCCACCGGTGAAAGCCGGATCCTTATAGAGGCCATCGGGAAGCAAATTGAAGCCCTTCGAGAGGTTATCCTGGAGGTGGAAAAACAGTTCTCCATCACCACGGCCACCTGGGGCCTGTCCTGGTGGGAGAAAGAATACGGCATAAAATCCTATGTTGGCAAGCCTGATGACCAACGGCGGAGTGTGATTCTCAGTAAAAAGCGTGGAGCAGGAAGGTTTACCATTGAACTACTTAGGACGGTGGCCCAATCGTATGAGCGTGGGCTGGTGGATGTCTATGACCATCCCGAGGATTACTACTTTATTGTGAAGTTTAATGACACCCTGGGGGTTCCTCCTAATTTGGATGACCTAAAGAATGCCATTGAGGAAATCAAGTCCGCGAACCTTGAAGCCGTATACCAACTGCGGTACCTGCTTATAAAGGAAATTCACCAAACATTAACGGTTAATGAAATGCAGTCTCATAAACTAACAGATTTTTCACCGGTA
- a CDS encoding baseplate J/gp47 family protein translates to MSLPVFKTYEQILNEMIEDVNENSQLTDWNAGSPNRSMLEAVAAVIAGGYHTAELVMNERFLSTCSEETLVLYGIDMGHVRDPGEKASGQILCTRSTPAPFSELVPKGTVFQTLDMIVTLETLEDATLQEGSLSVGIPAKATAAGDAGNLQPFTELKQTGIAVSLLESIAVAPPGFTGGRDLEPVEQYRERLLTLARSPGTSANKAHYIQWAMEVPGVGGVYVESLWDGRGTVKVYLLDTEKMPASTELVQTVQERIDPHPHGVGDGEANVGATVTVVAAPEVLINITVTVVLEIGKTLTEVQASYIEAVKQHLKEIAFSKDTTIRWSKLGTLLSVTPGVIDYTDLLVNNDIANIPVSPGSVAVLGTAVLT, encoded by the coding sequence ATGAGCCTGCCGGTGTTTAAAACCTATGAGCAAATCCTGAATGAAATGATTGAGGACGTCAATGAGAATTCACAACTGACCGATTGGAACGCCGGGTCTCCCAACCGTTCGATGCTGGAGGCTGTGGCTGCTGTGATCGCCGGGGGCTACCATACGGCGGAACTGGTCATGAATGAACGGTTCCTTTCCACCTGCAGCGAAGAAACACTGGTTTTGTACGGTATTGATATGGGTCATGTCCGGGATCCGGGAGAAAAAGCCTCCGGTCAAATCCTTTGTACCCGGAGTACCCCGGCCCCTTTTAGTGAGTTGGTGCCTAAAGGGACGGTATTTCAGACTTTAGATATGATAGTAACTCTGGAAACGCTGGAAGACGCAACCCTTCAGGAAGGCTCCCTTTCCGTTGGGATTCCCGCCAAGGCCACGGCTGCCGGGGATGCAGGGAACTTACAGCCTTTCACGGAATTAAAGCAAACCGGCATTGCGGTGTCTTTGCTGGAAAGCATTGCCGTTGCCCCACCGGGTTTTACGGGTGGGCGTGATCTTGAGCCGGTGGAGCAATATCGCGAAAGGCTGCTGACGTTGGCCCGGTCCCCCGGCACCTCCGCCAACAAAGCCCATTATATTCAGTGGGCCATGGAGGTTCCGGGCGTGGGCGGTGTGTATGTGGAATCCCTCTGGGATGGCCGGGGAACGGTAAAGGTCTATCTTTTGGATACAGAGAAAATGCCCGCATCGACAGAACTGGTTCAGACCGTGCAGGAACGGATTGACCCCCATCCTCACGGTGTGGGTGATGGTGAAGCCAACGTTGGTGCCACCGTCACCGTGGTGGCCGCTCCGGAAGTCCTCATTAATATTACGGTTACCGTGGTGCTGGAGATTGGAAAAACGCTGACGGAGGTACAGGCCAGTTACATTGAAGCCGTTAAACAGCATCTAAAGGAAATTGCTTTTTCTAAGGACACCACAATCCGCTGGTCAAAGCTGGGAACCCTCTTATCGGTCACTCCCGGAGTCATTGACTATACCGATTTACTGGTAAATAACGACATTGCCAATATCCCGGTTTCTCCCGGCTCTGTGGCGGTTCTGGGGACGGCGGTCCTCACATGA